One genomic region from Vitis riparia cultivar Riparia Gloire de Montpellier isolate 1030 chromosome 17, EGFV_Vit.rip_1.0, whole genome shotgun sequence encodes:
- the LOC117904857 gene encoding protein PLANT CADMIUM RESISTANCE 6-like, whose translation MGRIQDQSQNQAEYELQPQEYQSEPTQDLTLALDHDQLQQEEYPQGPTHPSDAMESEPQAQQQFQQPPQYGNPQAQPNPAYMPQQIQQVSRPQNPQMNAMNANQLAPFPPQRPQSLPLQQSPQLHVFPHGPFQPQGFGTGMHGYQSPSPVPFPPASGEYQGVLASPHKPPAAAEYWTSGLFDCMNDPTNALVTVFFPCVTFGQVAEIVDRGHTSCGTSGLLYGLIAFLIGLPCIMSCTYRTKMRSMYNLSESPGPDWVVHCLCECCALCQEYRELQARGFDPSIGWIGNVAKSQNIQMQHGAMVPPGSQTMMG comes from the exons ATGGGTCGCATCCAAGATCAATCGCAAAACCAAGCCGAGTACGAGCTACAGCCTCAAGAATATCAATCCGAACCAACACAGGACTTGACACTCGCTCTGGATCATGACCAACTCCAGCAAGAGGAGTATCCACAAGGGCCGACACACCCATCCGACGCCATGGAAAGCGAGCCACAAGCTCAGCAACAGTTCCAGCAACCACCACAATACGGTAACCCACAAGCACAGCCCAACCCTGCCTACATGCCTCAACAGATTCAGCAAGTCTCGCGTCCGCAGAACCCGCAAATGAATGCGATGAACGCCAACCAGCTTGCTCCGTTCCCCCCACAGCGCCCACAATCATTGCCTCTGCAGCAGTCGCCGCAACTCCATGTGTTTCCTCATGGTCCATTCCAACCGCAGGGGTTCGGTACTGGTATGCATGGTTACCAATCTCCATCACCGGTGCCATTTCCGCCGGCGAGTGGTGAATATCAGGGTGTTCTGGCTTCTCCCCACAAACCTCCGGCTGCTGCTGAGTATTGGACAAGTGGGCTATTTGATTGCATGAATGATCCTACCAATG CACTAGTCACAGTTTTCTTCCCATGCGTGACATTCGGGCAAGTCGCGGAGATTGTGGACCGTGGTCACACTT CATGCGGGACCAGCGGACTACTCTATGGATTGATAGCCTTCCTCATCGGATTGCCATGCATAATGTCATGCACGTACCGCACAAAGATGAGGAGCATGTACAACCTCTCCGAATCTCCAGGACCTGATTGGGTTGTTCATTGTCTCTGTGAGTGCTGTGCTCTTTGCCAGGAATACAGAGAACTTCAAGCAAGAGGCTTCGACCCTTCAATTG GATGGATTGGAAATGTAGCCAAAAGTCAGAACATCCAGATGCAGCATGGTGCCATGGTGCCACCAGGGAGCCAAACTATGATGGGTTAA